The following are encoded together in the Thunnus albacares chromosome 7, fThuAlb1.1, whole genome shotgun sequence genome:
- the man2a2 gene encoding alpha-mannosidase 2x → MKLRKQVTVCGGAIFCVAVFSLYLMLDRVQHDPARRQNGGNFPRSQISVLQNRIEQLEQLLEENHQIISHIKDSVMELTDTGAVSPSGHLPFRSANGSWVLPFDGRPTFLAVKPQDCQFAVGSHGQADVQMVDVYSLLKFDNPDGGVWKQGFDITYDPDEWDNEPLQVFVVPHSHNDPGWIKTFDKYFTDQTQHILNNMVVKLAEDPRRKFIWSEISFFSKWWETADIHKQEAMRKLILGGQLEIVTGGWVMTDEANVHYFAMIDQLIEGHQWLEKNLGITPRSGWAVDPFGHSATMPYLLKKANLTSMLIQRVHYSIKKHFASTRSLEFMWRQAWDTGSSSDIFCHMMPFYSYDVPHTCGPDPKICCQFDFKRLPGGRINCPWKVPPKTVVEANVAERAHLLLDQYRKKSKLYRSKVLLVPLGDDFRYDKALEWDQQYINYQKLFDYMNSHPEMHVQAQFGTLSDYFNAVYKAHGVAQGSRPADFPVLSGDFFAYADREDHYWTGYFTSRPFYKSLDRVIESHLRGAEILYSLAVANARHAGMEGRYPVSDYALLVDARRSVALFQHHDAITGTAKENVVVDYGTKLLRSLIGLKRVIINAAHFLVMKNKEFYRFYQTEPFLETDDRRATQDSLPQRTLIELDPAGPRYLVLFNPIEQERLCVVTVLVNTVRVRVLTEDGQTLPVQLSAQWSSASQMSAEVFEATFMVRLPPLGLAVFHLYDSPDSPMTLRSDTLLRLSGRTASARAMDPLPVRSQQADSQTFYISSQSLTLGFSGTTGLLESIKRKDDPQEVKVQMQFMVYGTRPSKDKSGAYLFLPDGKAKPYNQKEPPVVRVVEGPLFSEVVAHYQHFQQTIRINNVPGVDGLSVDITTMVDIRDQTNKELAMRLTTDIQSGDVFYTDLNGFQIQPRHHYLKLPLQANFYPMPSQAYIQDSNHRLTLHTAQSLGVSSLESGQLEVIMDRRLMQDDNRGLGQGLKDNKKTANRFRLLLERRSTGNKMMDSATTSFPSILSHMTNAVLNHEVLALPVLPKRRGIPPLQTFAPLKSILPCDFHLLNLRSIQSQQDPHSPSAYTALILHRLGLDCGLEAQNLGFNCTTTQGQLSVSGLFKNLDLQLLQPISLTLMHPATPLANDSSINLDPMEISAFKLKLR, encoded by the exons ATGAAGCTGAGGAAACAGGTGACAGTGTGTGGAGGGGCCATATTCTGTGTGGCTGTATTCTCACTGTATCTGATGTTGGATCGAGTCCAACATGACCCTGCAAGGCGACAGAATGGCGGGAACTTTCCACGG agcCAAATCTCAGTCCTGCAAAACCGGATAGAGCAGCTGGAGCAGCTCCTGGAGGAGAACCACCAAATCATCAGCCACATAAAGGACTCTGTGATGGAGCTCACAGACACAGGAGCTGTGTCTCCCAGCGGCCACCTGCCCTTCAGGAGTGCCAATGGTTCCTGGGTCCTACCCTTCGATGGCCGCCCCACTTTCCTTGCTGTGAAGCCCCAGGACTGCCAATTTGCTGTGGGCAGCCACGGTCAAGCAGACGTTCAG ATGGTGGATGTGTACTCTCTCCTGAAGTTTGACAACCCTGATGGCGGCGTATGGAAACAGGGCTTTGATATAACTTATGACCCTGATGAGTGGGACAATGAACCGCTGCAAGTATTTGTGGTCCCCCACTCCCACAACGATCCAG GTTGGATCAAGACCTTTGACAAGTACTTCACAGACCAGacacaacacattttaaacaacatGGTGGTGAAGCTGGCTGAGGATCCGCGCAGGAAGTTCATCTGGTCTGAGATTTCATTCTTCTCCAAGTGGTGGGAGACTGCAGACATACACAAGCAGGAGGCCATGCGCAA ACTGATCCTTGGAGGGCAGCTAGAGATTGTGACAGGAGGCTGGGTGATGACAGATGAAGCCAACGTTCACTATTTTGCTATGATAGACCAGCTCATTGAAGGACATCAGTGGCTAGAGAAAAATCTAG GTATAACTCCTCGCAGTGGGTGGGCGGTAGACCCTTTTGGTCACAGTGCCACGATGCCCTATCTGCTGAAGAAGGCCAATCTGACCAGCATGCTCATCCAGAGGGTCCACTACTCCATCAAAAAGCACTTTGCTTCCACCCGCAGCCTGGAGTTTATGTGGAGGCAGGCCTGGG ATACCGGATCAAGCTCAGACATATTTTGCCACATGATGCCATTCTACAGCTACGATGTGCCTCACACCTGCGGGCCCGACCCAAAGATCTGCTGCCAATTTGACTTCAAGAGGTTACCAGGTGGTCGGATAAACTGTCCGTGGAAAGTGCCACCGAAAACTGTAGTGGAAGCTAATGTAGCAGAGAG GGCACACCTCCTCCTGGACCAGTACCGTAAAAAGTCCAAACTCTACCGCAGCAAGGTGCTTCTTGTCCCCCTGGGGGACGACTTCCGCTACGACAAGGCCCTGGAGTGGGATCAGCAGTACATCAACTACCAGAAGCTCTTTGACTACATGAATTCTCACCCGGAGATGCATGTACAG GCTCAGTTCGGGACTCTCTCAGACTACTTCAATGCTGTATACAAAGCGCATGGAGTGGCCCAGGGATCCAGACCTGCAGACTTCCCAGTGCTGAGCGGAGATTTCTTTGCCTATGCAGACCGTGAAGACCACTACTGGACTGGCTATTTCACCTCGCGGCCCTTTTACAAGAGTCTGGATCGTGTGATTGAGTCGCACCTCAG GGGGGCAGAGATCCTCTACAGCCTGGCGGTTGCCAATGCTCGACATGCAGGCATGGAAGGACGCTACCCGGTTTCAGATTATGCCCTGCTAGTCGATGCAAGGCGCTCTGTTGCCCTCTTCCAGCATCATGATGCCATCACCGGCACCGCGAAGGAGAATGTTGTTGTTGACTATGGCACCAA ATTACTGCGTTCACTCATCGGTCTGAAGAGAGTAATCATCAATGCTGCTCATTTCCTGGTGATGAAGAACAAAGAGTTTTATCGCTTCTACCAGACAGAGCCTTTCCTGGAGACG GACGACAGGCGAGCTACTCAAGACTCTCTGCCTCAGCGCACTTTAATCGAGCTGGACCCAGCAGGACCCAG GTATCTGGTCTTGTTCAACCCCATTGAGCAGGAGCGGCTGTGTGTGGTTACTGTGTTGGTCAACACAGTCAGGGTGAGGGTGCTCACTGAGGATGGACAGACCCTCCCTGTGCAGCTGAGTGCTCAGTGGAGCTCTGCAAGTCAAATGAGCGCGGAAGTATTTGAG GCAACATTCATGGTTCGTCTGCCACCTCTGGGTCTAGCTGTGTTCCATCTTTACGACTCCCCTGACTCGCCCATGACACTCCGCTCCGACACCCTGCTCAGGCTGTCTGGCCGGACTGCCAGCGCCCGCGCCATGGACCCGCTTCCTGTCCGCTCTCAGCAGGCAGACTCTCAGACCTTCTACATCAGCAGCCAGTCTCTCACACTGGGCTTCTCTGGCACCACCGGTCTGCTGGAG AGTATCAAGCGCAAGGATGATCCTCAGGAAGTGAAAGTTCAGATGCAGTTTATGGTTTACGGCACTCGTCCCTCAAAAGACAAAAGTGGGGCTTACCTCTTCCTACCTGACGGGAAAGCAAAG CCCTACAACCAGAAAGAGCCGCCTGTGGTGCGTGTTGTTGAGGGCCCTCTCTTTTCTGAGGTGGTGGCACACTACCAGCATTTTCAGCAGACCATTCGCATAAACAATGTGCCAG gTGTGGACGGCTTGTCTGTGGACATCACCACCATGGTGGACATCAGAGATCAGACCAATAAGGAGCTGGCCATGCGACTGACCACTGATATCCAGAGTGGAGACGTCTTCTACACAGACCTCAACGGCTTCCAG ATTCAGCCTCGTCACCACTACCTAAAGCTCCCCTTGCAGGCCAACTTCTATCCCATGCCCAGCCAGGCGTACATCCAGGACAGCAATCACCGCCTCACGCTGCACACAGCTCAGTCTCTGGGCGTCAGCAGCCTGGAGAGCG GCCAACTCGAAGTGATTATGGACCGGCGACTGATGCAGGATGATAATCGTGGGCTGGGTCAGGGCCTGAAGGACAACAAGAAGACAGCCAACCGCTTCAGACTGCTGCTGGAGCGAAGATCCACGGGGAACAAG ATGATGGACAGTGCAACAACTAGCTTCCCGTCGATACTTAGTCACATGACCAATGCCGTCCTGAACCACGAGGTCTTGGCGCTGCCCGTCCTGCCAAAAAGGCGCGGCATCCCTCCTCTACAAACCTTCGCCCCCCTCAAGTCCATCCTTCCCTGCGACTTCCACCTGCTGAACCTGCGCAGCATCCAAAGCCAG CAGGACCCCCACTCTCCGTCTGCATACACAGCCTTAATTCTTCACCGCCTCGGCCTGGACTGTGGTCTGGAGGCTCAGAACCTGGGCTTCAACTGCACTACCACACAAGGACAG CTGAGTGTATCAGGACTCTTCAAGAACCTGGACCTGCAGCTGCTCCAGCCCATTTCTCTGACTCTGATGCACCCCGCCACGCCCCTGGCCAACGACTCCTCCATCAACCTGGATCCCATGGAGATCTCCGCCTTCAAGCTCAAACTGCGCTAA